The following proteins are encoded in a genomic region of Acidobacteriota bacterium:
- a CDS encoding GreA/GreB family elongation factor has protein sequence MDITVKEQILTTLRCELAAMAETSRQAAETAREGMLVGDERTRTRGERAVFNEQTYLVTAQMQQVERCQALLRALDDLDLSPARKARPGSLLEIAAEGGLASGLYFLVPGGMGVSVDTGGQSVQLVSPDSPLGRALLDRRPGAEVTVDLPAGPCRLRLLAVV, from the coding sequence GTGGATATTACCGTCAAGGAACAGATTCTCACCACCCTGCGCTGCGAACTGGCCGCGATGGCTGAAACGTCGCGGCAGGCGGCCGAAACCGCCCGCGAGGGGATGCTGGTGGGAGACGAGCGGACCCGCACCCGCGGCGAGCGCGCCGTGTTCAACGAGCAGACCTACCTTGTGACGGCCCAGATGCAGCAGGTGGAGCGGTGCCAGGCGCTGCTGCGGGCGCTGGACGACCTGGACCTGTCGCCGGCGCGCAAAGCGCGGCCCGGGTCGCTCCTCGAGATCGCCGCCGAGGGCGGGCTCGCCTCCGGGCTGTACTTCCTTGTGCCCGGCGGAATGGGCGTGTCGGTGGACACCGGGGGACAGTCCGTCCAGCTGGTGAGTCCCGACTCGCCGTTGGGCCGCGCGCTCCTGGACCGCCGACCCGGAGCGGAGGTCACCGTGGACCTGCCGGCGGGCCCGTGCCGACTCCGCCTGCTGGCGGTGGTGTAG